A genome region from Triticum aestivum cultivar Chinese Spring chromosome 2B, IWGSC CS RefSeq v2.1, whole genome shotgun sequence includes the following:
- the LOC123041947 gene encoding pathogenesis-related protein PRMS-like, giving the protein MQQMTMSPSICVAILLLALVSPALASASINDNNGVPVAAPRVPVAFQFLQGHNDARREVGVAPLEWNWTLGQDAKRYAAQLGARCKLEPPKYIPLIYARNSYWGSGKQDGAAATGSWVYQRRWYDHGANACAPGKECGSYKLVVRNTTRELGCACRTCLGSNDTVAVCSYSPGGNYADPPY; this is encoded by the coding sequence ATGCAGCAGATGACCATGTCTCCTTCCATCTGCGTCGCCATCCTGTTGCTTGCACTGGTCTCACCGGCACTGGCATCAGCCAGCATTAACGACAACAATGGCGTCCCCGTCGCGGCACCTAGAGTGCCCGTGGCGTTCCAGTTCTTGCAGGGGCACAACGACGCGCGCCGCGAGGTCGGCGTGGCACCCCTGGAGTGGAACTGGACGCTGGGGCAGGACGCCAAGCGGTACGCGGCCCAGCTCGGCGCCCGCTGCAAGCTGGAGCCGCCAAAGTACATCCCGCTGATCTACGCGCGGAACAGCTACTGGGGCAGCGGGAAACAAGACGGCGCCGCGGCCACCGGCTCGTGGGTGTACCAGCGGCGGTGGTACGACCACGGCGCCAACGCGTGCGCGCCCGGCAAGGAATGCGGGTCCTACAAGTTGGTGGTGCGGAACACCACGCGAGAGCTCGGCTGCGCCTGCCGCACCTGCCTCGGCAGCAACGACACCGTGGCTGTTTGCAGCTACTCCCCTGGCGGCAACTACGCCGACCCGCCATACTGA